One segment of Eschrichtius robustus isolate mEscRob2 chromosome 3, mEscRob2.pri, whole genome shotgun sequence DNA contains the following:
- the TSACC gene encoding LOW QUALITY PROTEIN: TSSK6-activating co-chaperone protein (The sequence of the model RefSeq protein was modified relative to this genomic sequence to represent the inferred CDS: substituted 3 bases at 3 genomic stop codons) has protein sequence MEXHSSHPTNXRAKEEGNAVPLCXAKPTPSFINLQASSPPATCLKIPATKLSSGIDHKPKECLGLLECMYASLQLETQLAQQQMAIFENLQASMTQLAPGRESQNSSLPTLSCNLLLNHLPQFSK, from the exons CTAAAGAGGAAGGTAATGCTGTGCCTCTTTGTTGAGCCAAACCCACCCCCAGCTTTATTAATCTTCAAGCAAGTTCCCCACCAGCCACTTGCCTGAAAATCCCGGCAACAAAGCTGTCCTCAG GAATTGACCACAAGCCCAAGGAATGCCTAGGACTCCTAGAATGTATGTATGCCAGTCTCCAGCTTGAGACCCAGCTTGCCCAACAACAGATggctatttttgaaaatttacaaGCATCCATGACACAACTGGCTCCTGGGAGAGAAAGCCAGAACTCTTCTCTCCCAACCTTATCTTGCAATCTGTTGTTAAATCACCTGCCCCAATTCAGTAAATGA